The Vulpes lagopus strain Blue_001 chromosome 14, ASM1834538v1, whole genome shotgun sequence genome window below encodes:
- the TMEM233 gene encoding transmembrane protein 233: MSQYEPSSDFKRALDSSPEANTEDDKTEEDVPMPKNYLWLAIVSCFCPAYPINIVAFVFSIMSLNSYNDGDIEGSKRLGRNAKWVAIASIIIGLLIIGISCAVHFTRNA, from the exons ATGTCTCAGTACGAGCCCAGCTCGGACTTCAAGAGGGCTTTGGACAGCAGTCCGGAGGCCAACACCGAGGATGACAAGACCGAGGAAGACGTGCCCATGCCCAAGAACTACTTGTGGCTCGCCATCGTCTCGTGTTTTTGCCCCGCGTACCCCATCAACATCGTGGCTTTTGTCTTCTCCATCATG TCTCTGAACAGCTACAACGATGGTGACATTGAAGGATCCAAGCGACTTGGGAGGAATGCCAAGTGGGTGGCCATCGCCTCCATCATTATTGGCCTTCTCATCATCGGTATTTCTTGTGCAGTTCACTTCACAAGGAA CGCCTGA